A genomic stretch from Cloacibacterium caeni includes:
- a CDS encoding YjjG family noncanonical pyrimidine nucleotidase, with translation MKNIRHIFFDLDNTLWDHRKNAVLTLEELFQRKEISNKYNILFHEFHAKYDEINEDLWVKIRDGIIDKDFLRKHRFYDTFLHFGIDNEELAQYFEKHFLDEIINFNELIPQTIEVLEYLKEKGYQLHVVSNGFHEVTNRKVEKSGLKKYFETVTSAEDAHAMKPDERIFEYSLNLANAEKSESIFIGDDWVADVKGAQNFGLDIIFFDALKENKTEEGLKTIQNLEEIKNYL, from the coding sequence ATGAAAAACATAAGGCACATTTTTTTTGACCTCGATAATACACTTTGGGATCACCGTAAAAATGCAGTTCTTACCTTAGAAGAATTGTTCCAAAGAAAAGAAATTTCAAACAAGTATAACATCCTTTTTCACGAATTTCATGCTAAATATGATGAAATTAATGAAGATTTATGGGTGAAAATAAGAGACGGAATTATAGATAAAGATTTCTTAAGAAAGCATAGATTTTATGATACTTTTCTACATTTCGGGATAGATAATGAAGAATTAGCGCAATATTTCGAGAAACATTTCTTAGACGAAATCATCAATTTCAATGAATTGATTCCGCAAACCATCGAAGTTTTAGAATATTTAAAAGAGAAAGGGTATCAACTTCACGTAGTTTCTAATGGTTTCCATGAAGTAACGAACAGAAAAGTAGAAAAATCTGGACTTAAAAAATATTTCGAAACCGTGACGAGCGCTGAAGATGCTCATGCCATGAAGCCAGACGAAAGAATTTTCGAATATTCCTTGAATTTAGCCAATGCTGAAAAATCTGAGTCAATATTTATTGGCGATGATTGGGTGGCAGATGTAAAAGGTGCTCAGAATTTTGGTTTAGACATTATTTTCTTTGATGCGCTTAAAGAAAATAAAACCGAAGAAGGTCTGAAAACCATTCAAAATTTGGAAGAAATTAAAAACTATTTATAA
- the trpS gene encoding tryptophan--tRNA ligase, with product MSRILTGIQATGTPHLGNLLGAIIPAIELSKKSENESFLFIANMHSLTQIKNAEELRQNTYEIAAAWLACGLDTEKTYFYRQSDIPEVCELSWYLSCFFPFSRLQLAHSFKDKADRLEDVNAGLFTYPMLMAADILLYDAEIVPVGKDQLQHLEMARDVGARFNNQMGEIFVLPQAELQENTKYVPGIDGHKMSKSRGNIINIFLPEKQLKKQVMAIETDSTPLEEPKNPDTCKVFAIYSLLANETQIAEMRAKYLAGNYGYGHAKTELFNLILENFKTEREKFEYYMNNLSELDAKLQEGAEKTRKIAAETLKRVRLSLGM from the coding sequence ATGTCAAGAATTTTAACCGGAATACAAGCAACAGGAACTCCACATTTAGGAAATCTTTTGGGAGCCATCATTCCTGCTATAGAATTATCTAAAAAATCTGAAAACGAATCGTTTTTGTTTATCGCAAACATGCATTCTTTGACGCAAATTAAAAATGCAGAAGAACTGAGACAAAACACCTACGAAATCGCAGCAGCGTGGTTAGCTTGTGGTTTAGACACCGAAAAAACCTATTTCTACAGACAAAGTGATATTCCTGAAGTTTGTGAACTTTCTTGGTATTTATCTTGCTTCTTTCCTTTTTCTAGATTGCAATTAGCGCATTCTTTCAAAGATAAAGCAGACCGTTTAGAAGATGTAAATGCAGGACTTTTCACCTATCCTATGTTGATGGCGGCAGATATTTTGTTGTATGATGCAGAAATCGTTCCTGTAGGAAAAGACCAGTTACAGCATTTGGAAATGGCGAGAGATGTAGGTGCGAGATTCAACAATCAGATGGGAGAAATTTTCGTACTTCCACAAGCTGAATTGCAAGAAAACACGAAATATGTTCCAGGAATTGATGGTCATAAAATGTCTAAATCTAGAGGAAATATCATCAATATTTTCCTTCCAGAAAAGCAATTAAAAAAACAAGTGATGGCTATCGAAACAGATTCTACCCCGCTAGAAGAACCGAAAAATCCTGACACTTGTAAAGTTTTTGCCATTTATTCTTTACTCGCAAATGAAACGCAAATCGCAGAAATGCGTGCTAAATATTTGGCAGGAAATTACGGTTATGGTCATGCTAAAACAGAATTATTCAATCTGATTCTTGAAAATTTCAAAACAGAAAGAGAAAAATTCGAATATTACATGAACAATCTTTCTGAACTGGACGCTAAATTGCAAGAAGGCGCAGAAAAAACCAGAAAAATTGCCGCAGAAACTTTAAAAAGAGTAAGATTAAGCTTAGGAATGTAA
- a CDS encoding lipoprotein signal peptidase gives MKKIVLVTFIVLLIDQLSKIYVKTHFNLNESIEVFGQDWWRFTFVENPGMAYGLQFGGLLGKYALVIIRIFLIGGMIYLFRKWLKEGASNYLLIPMSMIFAGAIGNLIDGMFYGLIFDSGMVYDSTIDRWIGYDGISQFTEFGKGYSHFMKGCVVDMFHFPMFSFNLFGKHFEFFSYIFNVADSAITIGAIFLLIFKRKAFPNGFEL, from the coding sequence ATGAAAAAAATCGTACTTGTTACTTTTATCGTTTTATTAATCGACCAACTGTCTAAAATTTACGTAAAAACTCATTTTAATCTCAATGAAAGCATTGAAGTTTTCGGGCAAGATTGGTGGAGATTTACTTTCGTAGAAAACCCTGGAATGGCTTATGGTTTGCAATTTGGTGGTTTACTTGGCAAATATGCACTTGTGATCATCAGAATTTTCTTAATTGGAGGAATGATTTACCTTTTTAGAAAATGGCTTAAAGAAGGCGCTTCTAATTATTTATTAATCCCGATGTCTATGATTTTTGCAGGAGCCATCGGAAACTTGATTGACGGAATGTTCTATGGATTAATTTTCGATTCTGGAATGGTTTATGACTCAACGATTGATAGATGGATTGGTTATGACGGGATTTCTCAATTTACAGAATTCGGGAAAGGCTATTCACATTTCATGAAAGGTTGTGTAGTAGATATGTTCCATTTTCCGATGTTCTCATTCAATCTTTTTGGTAAGCATTTCGAGTTTTTCAGTTACATCTTTAATGTAGCCGATTCTGCCATCACCATCGGCGCTATTTTCTTACTTATTTTCAAGAGGAAAGCATTTCCAAATGGATTTGAACTGTAA
- a CDS encoding DUF4395 domain-containing protein, whose translation MPTENKIRLTAFLVFILTIIYIKTNFIFIPFFLLIDFAIRGFGFGKWSILGLIAERLVSILKLEQKPIYFPPKQFAAQVGFIFSLTLLVFNLLEINSLIVSGILLICAGLEAFFNFCVGCYVYNAYYHIKNK comes from the coding sequence ATGCCTACAGAAAATAAAATAAGATTAACCGCCTTTTTGGTTTTTATTCTCACCATCATTTATATCAAAACCAATTTCATTTTCATTCCTTTTTTCTTACTTATAGATTTTGCAATAAGAGGATTTGGATTTGGAAAATGGAGCATTTTAGGATTAATTGCCGAAAGATTAGTAAGCATTCTTAAATTAGAACAAAAACCAATCTATTTCCCACCGAAACAATTTGCAGCACAAGTAGGTTTTATTTTTTCATTGACATTATTGGTTTTTAATCTTCTCGAAATCAACAGTCTTATTGTAAGCGGAATTTTACTAATTTGCGCAGGTCTAGAAGCGTTTTTCAATTTCTGTGTAGGATGTTATGTGTACAATGCTTATTATCACATCAAAAATAAATAG
- the metK gene encoding methionine adenosyltransferase: protein MPYLFTSESVSEGHPDKVADQISDALIDNFLAYDRNSKVACETLVTTGQVVLAGEVKSEAYLDVQTIAREVINGIGYTKGEYMFNGDSCGVISAIHEQSSDINQGVDRKSGESFEEKANAQGAGDQGMMFGYATNETENYMPLALDLAHSILRELSAIRREGTEIKYLRPDAKSQVTIEYSDDHKPQRIDAIVVSTQHDDFAEDEEMLAKIRKDIVEILMPRVIAQQKPEIQALFNDQIKYHINPTGKFVIGGPHGDTGLTGRKIIVDTYGGKGAHGGGAFSGKDPSKVDRSAAYATRHIAKNLVAAGVADEVLVQVSYAIGVAEPCGLFINTYGTSKVGINDGELAKKVQELFDLRPYAIEQNLKLRNPIYQETAAYGHMGRDYYVGSKTFNKGQKNEITLDNLEFFTWEKLDRVEDIKKAFNL from the coding sequence ATGCCTTATTTATTTACATCTGAATCTGTTTCAGAAGGACATCCAGACAAAGTAGCAGACCAAATTTCTGATGCGCTTATCGATAATTTTTTAGCTTATGATAGAAATTCTAAAGTCGCTTGCGAAACCTTAGTCACTACAGGACAAGTTGTACTAGCAGGAGAAGTAAAATCAGAAGCTTATCTAGATGTACAGACCATCGCCAGAGAAGTAATCAATGGAATAGGTTATACCAAAGGTGAGTATATGTTTAATGGTGATTCTTGTGGCGTAATTTCTGCAATTCACGAACAATCTTCAGATATTAATCAAGGAGTTGATAGAAAATCTGGAGAATCTTTTGAAGAAAAGGCAAATGCGCAAGGTGCAGGAGACCAAGGAATGATGTTCGGTTATGCAACCAATGAAACCGAAAACTATATGCCTCTTGCATTAGATTTAGCACATTCTATTTTAAGAGAACTTTCAGCCATCAGAAGAGAAGGAACAGAGATTAAATATCTTCGTCCGGATGCGAAGTCTCAGGTAACAATTGAATATTCAGATGATCATAAACCACAAAGAATAGACGCTATTGTAGTTTCTACGCAGCATGATGATTTTGCAGAAGATGAAGAAATGTTAGCGAAAATTAGAAAAGACATCGTAGAAATTCTAATGCCTAGAGTAATCGCTCAGCAAAAGCCAGAAATCCAAGCATTGTTTAATGACCAAATTAAATATCACATCAATCCAACTGGGAAATTTGTAATTGGTGGACCTCACGGTGATACTGGTTTAACTGGTAGAAAAATTATCGTAGATACTTACGGCGGAAAAGGAGCTCACGGTGGTGGTGCTTTTTCTGGGAAAGATCCATCAAAAGTAGACAGAAGTGCTGCTTATGCAACAAGACACATTGCTAAAAACTTAGTAGCTGCAGGAGTTGCAGATGAAGTTTTGGTTCAAGTTTCTTACGCAATTGGTGTAGCAGAACCTTGTGGTTTGTTTATCAATACTTACGGAACTTCTAAAGTAGGAATCAATGATGGAGAATTAGCGAAAAAAGTGCAAGAATTATTTGATTTAAGACCTTACGCAATTGAGCAAAACTTGAAATTGAGAAATCCAATCTATCAAGAAACCGCAGCTTACGGACACATGGGAAGAGATTATTATGTAGGAAGCAAGACTTTCAATAAAGGTCAAAAAAATGAAATTACACTCGATAATCTAGAATTCTTTACTTGGGAAAAGCTAGACAGAGTAGAAGATATTAAGAAAGCCTTCAACTTATAA
- a CDS encoding DUF2683 family protein translates to MESLIVHLKNQMELNALKSVMKEMGIKYEKFHTRNNKTNPFVEKKISAKKAVKATKNFKEKPKPGL, encoded by the coding sequence ATGGAATCACTTATCGTTCACCTAAAAAATCAAATGGAACTCAATGCACTGAAAAGTGTAATGAAAGAAATGGGAATTAAATATGAAAAATTTCACACCAGAAATAATAAAACAAACCCTTTTGTAGAAAAGAAAATTTCAGCTAAAAAAGCGGTAAAAGCCACTAAAAACTTTAAAGAAAAACCAAAACCAGGATTATAA
- a CDS encoding DUF2062 domain-containing protein, whose protein sequence is MKNFIQNSIKSQKVFYRYFRRKGIKRLFKENILESDGDNKSKALSIALGIFIGVSPFWGFHTVLALSLATVFKLNKFLTFVFSQISLAPFIPFIIGISMFFGSFFVEGKTNFSHQELNLEMVKHNLLQYVVGSFIFATLLAISFGFTFFYLLNLFRKESTS, encoded by the coding sequence TTGAAAAACTTCATTCAAAATTCCATTAAAAGTCAGAAAGTATTCTATCGATATTTTCGCAGGAAAGGTATTAAGAGACTTTTCAAAGAAAATATCTTAGAAAGTGATGGAGACAACAAAAGTAAAGCACTTTCTATCGCCTTAGGAATTTTTATTGGAGTTTCTCCTTTTTGGGGATTTCATACCGTTTTAGCGCTTTCATTGGCAACAGTTTTTAAGCTAAATAAGTTTCTTACATTTGTATTTTCTCAAATCAGTTTAGCGCCTTTTATTCCCTTTATTATAGGGATTTCTATGTTTTTCGGTTCTTTTTTCGTGGAAGGGAAAACCAATTTTTCTCATCAAGAATTGAATTTAGAAATGGTAAAACACAACTTGTTACAATATGTAGTGGGAAGTTTTATTTTCGCCACTTTGTTAGCGATTAGTTTTGGTTTTACATTTTTCTATTTATTGAATCTTTTCCGAAAAGAAAGTACGTCTTAA
- a CDS encoding TraR/DksA family transcriptional regulator, whose translation MAEERVRYSDAELQEFKKIIQDKIAKAEKDLALINESFINDQNNGTDDTSPTFKAFEEGAETLSKEQNSILAGRQEKFIRDLKHALIRIENKTYGVCRVTGKLIPKERLMAVPHATLSIEAKNMQR comes from the coding sequence ATGGCAGAAGAAAGAGTAAGATATAGTGACGCTGAGTTACAAGAATTTAAGAAAATCATACAAGACAAAATAGCAAAGGCTGAAAAAGATTTAGCTCTTATTAACGAAAGTTTCATCAATGACCAAAATAATGGTACAGATGACACTTCTCCTACCTTCAAAGCTTTCGAAGAAGGTGCTGAAACACTAAGCAAAGAGCAAAATTCTATTTTGGCTGGAAGACAAGAAAAATTCATTCGTGATCTAAAACACGCTTTAATAAGAATTGAAAATAAAACGTACGGCGTTTGTAGAGTGACTGGCAAATTAATCCCAAAAGAAAGATTAATGGCGGTTCCTCATGCTACATTAAGCATTGAAGCGAAAAATATGCAAAGATAA
- the ileS gene encoding isoleucine--tRNA ligase: MKKFTEYKQLNLNAVAENVANFWKTNQTFKKSVETREGKPEYVFYEGPPSANGMPGIHHVMARALKDIFCRYQTQNGKQVFRKAGWDTHGLPVELGVEKELGITKEDIGKKITVEEYNQACRNAVMRYTDVWNDLTEKIGYWVDLDNPYITYEPKYMETVWWLLKQLYNKDLLYKGYTIQPYSPKAGTGLSSHELNQPGTYRDVSDTTVVAQFSVKNLSEKASKKISNLESQISNLSILAWTTTPWTLPSNTALAVGRDIEYVLVKTFNQYTFEPINIILARPLLEKQFGKKFIEGTDEDFTNYTAESKTIPYQVLAEITGEDLAGTTYEQLIPWFLPAENAEKAFRVIIGDFVTTEDGTGIVHIAPTFGADDNRVAQENGIPPMLVKDENDNLVPLVDLTGRFLKGENVPELFSGKYIKNEYYDEGTAPEKSWDVELAILLKTENKAFKVEKYVHSYPHCWRTDKPVLYYPLDSWFVKMTSVRNRLVELNETINWKPKSTGEGRFANWLENVNDWNLSRSRYWGIPLPIWRSEDLKEQKVIGSVEELVNEIQKSIDAGFMTENPFKDFEVGNMSAENYAKIDLHKNIVDAITLVSDSGKPMKRESDLIDVWFDSGSMPYAQLHYPFENKEMIDSGKAFPADFIAEGVDQTRGWFYTLHAIGTTVFDSIAYKNVMSNGLVLDKNGQKMSKRLGNAIDPFETLQKYGPDATRWYMISNANPWENLKFDLEGIDEVRRKFFGTLYNTYSFFSLYANVDGFNYSEKEVENRPEIDRWILSELNLLVKDVTEFYEDYEPTKVARAINNFVNDNLSNWYVRLCRRRFWKGDYSEDKISAYQTLYTCLETVAKISAPIAPFFMDQLYQDLNAVTGKDAAESVHLTDFPKVNESLIDQNLVEKTHLAQTITSMVFSLRKKENVKVRQPLQKVMIPILDKKTEEQILAVSELIKQEVNVKELQLINAEEASHLIVKQIKPNFKSLGQRLGKDMKTVAGEITNMTSEQISTIEKEGKMTIAGYEIGLEDVEISTKDIPGWTVASEGKTTVALDLTITDELKSEGIAREFINRVQNLRKDKDFDLTDRISISLEENCPFRKELTNNEQYICTEVLSDKIEFVISLANFEEIEIDEVKFNVNIEKI; encoded by the coding sequence ATGAAGAAGTTCACAGAATACAAGCAACTTAACCTAAATGCTGTAGCAGAAAACGTTGCCAATTTTTGGAAAACCAATCAAACCTTTAAAAAATCCGTAGAAACACGCGAAGGAAAACCTGAATACGTTTTTTACGAAGGACCGCCTTCTGCAAACGGAATGCCGGGAATTCACCATGTAATGGCGAGAGCTTTAAAGGATATTTTTTGCCGTTATCAAACGCAAAACGGAAAGCAAGTTTTCCGTAAAGCTGGTTGGGATACACACGGATTACCTGTAGAATTAGGCGTAGAAAAAGAACTCGGGATTACCAAAGAAGACATCGGTAAAAAAATTACCGTTGAAGAATATAACCAAGCGTGTAGAAACGCAGTAATGCGTTATACAGACGTTTGGAATGACCTTACCGAAAAAATTGGGTATTGGGTAGATTTAGACAATCCATACATTACCTACGAACCCAAATACATGGAAACAGTTTGGTGGTTGCTAAAACAATTGTACAACAAAGATTTATTGTACAAAGGTTACACCATTCAGCCATATTCTCCAAAAGCAGGAACTGGACTTTCGTCTCACGAACTGAACCAACCAGGAACGTACAGAGATGTTTCTGACACTACGGTTGTCGCTCAGTTTTCTGTAAAAAATCTTTCTGAAAAGGCATCAAAAAAAATCTCGAATCTCGAATCTCAAATCTCAAATCTAAGTATTCTTGCTTGGACGACAACTCCTTGGACTTTACCTTCTAACACTGCTCTTGCAGTTGGTAGAGATATAGAATATGTTTTGGTGAAAACCTTCAATCAATATACTTTTGAGCCGATTAATATTATTTTGGCTCGTCCGTTATTGGAAAAACAATTCGGGAAGAAATTTATAGAAGGAACTGATGAAGATTTCACAAATTATACCGCTGAAAGTAAAACCATACCTTACCAAGTTTTAGCAGAAATTACTGGTGAAGATTTAGCAGGAACTACATACGAACAACTCATTCCTTGGTTTTTACCCGCGGAAAACGCCGAAAAAGCATTCCGTGTAATTATCGGAGATTTTGTAACCACAGAAGACGGAACGGGAATTGTTCACATTGCGCCAACTTTCGGGGCAGATGATAACAGAGTTGCACAGGAAAATGGAATTCCGCCAATGTTGGTAAAAGATGAAAATGATAATTTAGTTCCGTTGGTTGACTTAACTGGTAGATTTTTAAAAGGCGAAAACGTTCCTGAACTTTTCAGCGGAAAATACATTAAAAACGAATATTACGATGAAGGAACTGCTCCTGAAAAATCTTGGGATGTAGAACTCGCGATTTTGTTAAAAACCGAAAACAAAGCCTTCAAAGTAGAAAAATATGTTCACAGTTATCCGCATTGTTGGAGAACTGACAAACCAGTCTTGTATTATCCTTTGGATTCTTGGTTTGTAAAAATGACTTCCGTGAGAAATCGTTTGGTAGAACTCAATGAAACCATCAATTGGAAGCCAAAATCAACTGGTGAAGGTAGATTTGCAAATTGGTTAGAAAATGTAAACGATTGGAATCTTTCTCGTTCAAGATATTGGGGAATTCCTTTGCCAATATGGAGAAGTGAAGACCTGAAAGAACAAAAAGTAATCGGTTCTGTAGAAGAATTGGTGAATGAAATTCAAAAATCTATAGATGCAGGTTTTATGACCGAAAATCCTTTCAAAGATTTTGAAGTAGGAAATATGTCTGCCGAAAACTATGCAAAAATAGATTTACACAAAAATATTGTTGATGCCATCACTTTGGTTTCAGATAGCGGAAAACCAATGAAACGTGAATCTGATTTGATAGATGTTTGGTTTGATTCTGGTTCTATGCCTTATGCACAATTGCATTATCCTTTCGAAAACAAAGAAATGATAGACAGCGGAAAAGCTTTTCCGGCAGATTTTATTGCAGAAGGAGTTGACCAAACTAGAGGTTGGTTTTACACACTTCACGCAATTGGAACTACGGTTTTTGATTCTATCGCTTATAAAAATGTAATGTCTAACGGTTTAGTTCTTGACAAAAACGGACAAAAAATGTCTAAACGTCTCGGAAACGCTATTGACCCTTTTGAAACTTTACAAAAATACGGTCCTGATGCAACGCGTTGGTACATGATTTCTAACGCCAATCCTTGGGAAAATTTAAAATTTGACTTAGAAGGAATTGATGAAGTTCGTAGAAAATTCTTCGGAACGCTTTACAACACGTATTCTTTCTTTAGTTTGTATGCGAATGTTGATGGATTTAATTATTCTGAAAAAGAAGTAGAAAATCGTCCTGAAATTGATAGATGGATTCTTTCAGAATTAAATCTTTTGGTGAAAGATGTTACAGAATTCTATGAAGATTACGAACCAACGAAAGTAGCAAGAGCGATTAATAATTTCGTGAATGATAATTTAAGTAACTGGTATGTAAGACTTTGCAGAAGACGTTTCTGGAAAGGTGATTACAGCGAAGACAAGATTTCTGCTTACCAAACTTTATATACTTGTTTAGAAACTGTCGCGAAAATTTCAGCTCCAATTGCTCCGTTCTTTATGGATCAATTGTACCAAGATTTGAACGCGGTTACAGGAAAAGATGCAGCAGAATCTGTTCACTTAACCGATTTCCCGAAAGTGAATGAAAGTTTAATCGACCAAAATTTAGTAGAAAAAACGCATTTGGCTCAAACCATCACTTCTATGGTATTCTCTTTGAGAAAGAAAGAAAACGTGAAAGTTCGTCAACCACTTCAAAAAGTGATGATTCCTATTCTAGACAAGAAAACGGAAGAGCAGATTTTAGCCGTTTCAGAACTCATTAAACAAGAAGTGAATGTAAAAGAATTACAATTGATTAATGCAGAAGAAGCAAGTCATTTAATTGTAAAACAAATTAAGCCGAATTTCAAATCTTTAGGTCAAAGACTAGGAAAAGATATGAAAACGGTTGCAGGTGAAATTACTAATATGACTTCGGAGCAAATTTCCACCATTGAAAAAGAAGGAAAAATGACCATCGCAGGTTACGAAATCGGTTTAGAAGATGTAGAAATTTCCACGAAAGATATCCCAGGTTGGACAGTAGCTAGTGAAGGAAAAACAACGGTAGCGCTTGATTTAACCATTACAGATGAATTAAAATCTGAAGGAATTGCAAGAGAATTCATCAATAGAGTTCAGAATTTAAGAAAAGACAAAGATTTCGACCTAACAGACAGAATTTCAATCAGTTTAGAAGAAAACTGTCCGTTTAGAAAAGAACTTACTAACAATGAACAATATATTTGTACAGAAGTATTGTCAGATAAAATAGAATTTGTAATTTCACTCGCAAATTTTGAAGAAATCGAAATTGACGAAGTTAAATTTAATGTTAATATTGAAAAAATATAA
- a CDS encoding RNA polymerase sigma factor, giving the protein METHTDSLLISRYQKGDENALSILISRHQKELFSFIFYKLMDEELANDVFQDTFMKIIVSLKEGRYNDDGKFILWAKRIAHNLIIDHYRLKSKHIKVSETTYENEEFSIFDLLKETEENIEERLITNQIYDDLMKMLVFLPENQQEVIKLRFFDGLSFKEIAEQTNTSINTTLGRVRYALINMRKIMEENQIILTR; this is encoded by the coding sequence ATGGAAACACATACTGATAGTTTGCTGATTTCGAGATATCAAAAAGGTGATGAAAACGCACTTTCTATTCTTATTTCACGACACCAAAAAGAACTTTTCTCGTTTATTTTCTATAAATTGATGGATGAAGAACTCGCTAATGATGTTTTTCAAGATACCTTCATGAAAATCATTGTTTCCCTAAAAGAAGGAAGATATAATGATGATGGTAAATTTATTCTTTGGGCAAAAAGAATTGCACACAATCTTATTATAGACCATTATCGCCTTAAATCTAAACACATAAAAGTCTCTGAAACAACCTATGAAAACGAAGAGTTTTCTATTTTTGATTTGCTTAAAGAAACAGAGGAAAACATCGAAGAAAGGTTAATCACGAATCAAATTTATGATGACCTGATGAAAATGCTCGTTTTCTTACCCGAAAACCAACAGGAAGTCATTAAATTAAGATTTTTTGATGGATTAAGTTTTAAAGAAATTGCAGAGCAAACCAACACAAGTATCAATACTACACTAGGTAGAGTGCGTTATGCACTGATTAACATGAGAAAAATTATGGAAGAAAATCAAATAATTTTAACGAGGTAA
- a CDS encoding DUF6576 domain-containing protein, whose translation MELLFLVLAIAVIFIFFIRKDIKEKINPDKTKNYTIDDKYNAAKREREKEIDQLLSKMGENGIADLSEKDRKRLEELSKK comes from the coding sequence ATGGAACTTTTATTTCTAGTCCTTGCCATTGCAGTCATTTTTATTTTTTTCATTAGAAAAGACATCAAAGAAAAAATAAATCCTGACAAAACTAAAAACTACACCATAGACGATAAATATAACGCTGCTAAACGCGAAAGAGAAAAAGAAATAGACCAACTCTTAAGCAAAATGGGAGAAAACGGAATTGCAGATTTAAGCGAAAAAGACCGAAAAAGATTAGAAGAATTATCTAAAAAATAA